One Eubacterium sp. AB3007 genomic window, CTCTTGGAACCGTTATGGTGGGAAATGGAGGCAAGGCTGTCCCTCTCTGTAAAGTCCGCAAACTTTCCAAGTCTGTATTTCTTTGTGGTAGTGGTGCCGTCCGCCTTGGTTTTCTGGGCCTCGATCTTGAAATCCAGAAGGTTCTTTCGGGTGAGAGGCTGGCGGGTGTCTTTCAGCACCACGTCCATGTCGTTGTCCTTCAGGGAGATGGTGGTTGCAGTCTTATCCTCGGTAAGCTTTGTGCTCAGAGCCTGATAGATCTGCGCAACCGTGAGACCACAGCGCATGGCCGCGTCCTCGTCTATGTGGAGTACCAGTTCCCTTGAGGCGGCCTCCTGGCCGTTCTCCACCTTGCGGAATCCATTTTCCTTCTCGACAATGGCCATCACATCCTTACTCAGCGCGAGGAGCTTGTTCTCGTCATCGCCGGTAATGTCCACAGACAGGCCCTGACTCATGACAGAGGAGGTATCCATGTTGCTCTCCGCCACCTGGAAATCCTCGCATCCCGCCTTCTCCATGATCTTGCGTATCTTTCCGGCAATCTCAGAATTGCGGTGAGCGGCCTCTTCCTTCAGGAGGATTAAGGCGGTGTAATTGGCGTTGTCTGTCTCGCCCATGCCCAGGTTGGCTGTCTGGACAGCACCTACTGTCTTTACCCCATCGATGGCGCGCACCTCGCGGGAGAGCTCATCCATGAGCTTGTAGTTCTCCTCGTCGGTGCTCTCCTTGTCCGCGGTAAAGGACATGGACATCTGGTCGCTGCCGATGGAAGGCATGAGCACGATGCCGGTGGTGAATACTTTGCCCGCACAAAGCACAAGCAACACCACAGCCACCAATAGTGGAAGCCATTTCCGTTTCAGGCAGAAGGACAGGGCACCTGCGTATTTCTCCTGGAGCTTGTTGAGGAACCGGTGATCCTTCTCCTGGCTGCCCCGCATCAGGGTAGAGGAGAGGGCAGGGACGACGGTCAGGGCGATCACCAGGCTGGCCAGAAGGCTGAGGCTGATGGTGAAGCACATGTCCTCCAGAAGATCCCTGCTCAGACCATCGGTGAACAGGATGGGGAGAAAGACGCAAATGGTGGTCAGGGTGGAGGCGGCGATGGCACCTGCCACCTGATTGGCCCCTGCGACAGCAGCCCGGGCTGCTGATTCTCCCCGGTTGCGCATACGGTATATATTCTCCATCACCACAATGGAATTGTCGACAAGCATGCCGATGCCCAGCGCCAGCCCCGACAGAGACAGGACGTTGAGAGTGATGCCTGCGAAATACATGATCAGCAAAGAGGCAATGACGGACAGCGGAATGGACAATGCCACCACCGCTGTTGGCCGTATATCTCTCAAGAAGAGGAACAGCACGATAATGGCCAGAATCGCCCCATAAAGAAGGTTCTTGAATACGGAAGTAGTCACCAGGTCGATGTAGTCTCCCTGATCCATCAACGTAAGAAACCGCAAGCTCTTGTCCTTCTGGTGCATGTCACGCAAAGCCGCTTCCACGGACTGGGAGACTGAAGCAGTGCCGGCAGAACTGGTCTTGAAGACTGACAGGATCACAGCGTCCTGGCCGTTGACCTTGGCGTAGGTCTCTCCAGCGTTGTTGGCGATCTTTACGTCGGCTACGTCGTACACATGAATATCCCCCACCTTATCGATATGGGTGAGGACCAGGCTTTCCAGCTCATTCTGAGAGGAGAGGTTATTGTCGATGCGCAACAGGTATTCGTTGCTACCCTTGCCGATCGATCCTGCCGGCATGGAGAAATTCTGCGCGCTAAGAATCCCGGACAGGGTGTCCAGGGAAAGGAGTTGATTGGCGTTGGCGGCCTTCAGTGCCTTCTTGCGGCTTTTCTCCAGGGATTTGTAGCCATCCTTGATCTCCTGTCGGCTGCTCTTCAGACTGCTCTCCGCCTGGGCCATCTGCGCATTTCCGCTGCCGAAGGCGGCGGCTGCGCTGAGTTTGCCTTCCTCAACCTTGCTGTAGTTCTCTGTAGCCTGTGAGACCTGGTTATTGACCATGTTCAGAGCCTGCTCTGCGGCAGCCTGTTCGGTCTTCAGGTTGTTTAGTTCCTCCTGGATGGCCTTGGTACGATCGTTCGTAAGGCCGATTTTCTGATAGAGGCCCAGCTCCGCGTTCAAAGCACCCTGATAGGCCTTTATCGAATCCAGTTGGCTCTGATACGCTGACTGGGTAGACAAAGCCTGGTTCATGAGCTTGGTGTACGTGGCCATCCGCTTGCTCGTCTTCTTTTGTTGTTTCTTGAGCTTCTTCTTGCTCTTCTTGAGTTTCTTCTCGGCCTTGTCCAGCTTGCTGCTTGC contains:
- a CDS encoding efflux RND transporter permease subunit; protein product: MPKFSVKKPYFILVAVLALIVLGITGFTRMTTDFLPDMELPYMVIMTPDPGASPQKAETEITDPMEDAVSTISGIKNVSSLSANNMSQVMLEFEHGTDMDGAMVKVTSAVNQLELPENAGKPIIMEISMDMMPVTYLSVDKKGYDSVKLTKYVEDSVIPTLKRQDGVASVQSAGMIKEQLQIKLNQHKVDQVNQRIHDKVAAEFDDAQADLDEASSKLDKAEKKLKKSKKKLKKQQKKTSKRMATYTKLMNQALSTQSAYQSQLDSIKAYQGALNAELGLYQKIGLTNDRTKAIQEELNNLKTEQAAAEQALNMVNNQVSQATENYSKVEEGKLSAAAAFGSGNAQMAQAESSLKSSRQEIKDGYKSLEKSRKKALKAANANQLLSLDTLSGILSAQNFSMPAGSIGKGSNEYLLRIDNNLSSQNELESLVLTHIDKVGDIHVYDVADVKIANNAGETYAKVNGQDAVILSVFKTSSAGTASVSQSVEAALRDMHQKDKSLRFLTLMDQGDYIDLVTTSVFKNLLYGAILAIIVLFLFLRDIRPTAVVALSIPLSVIASLLIMYFAGITLNVLSLSGLALGIGMLVDNSIVVMENIYRMRNRGESAARAAVAGANQVAGAIAASTLTTICVFLPILFTDGLSRDLLEDMCFTISLSLLASLVIALTVVPALSSTLMRGSQEKDHRFLNKLQEKYAGALSFCLKRKWLPLLVAVVLLVLCAGKVFTTGIVLMPSIGSDQMSMSFTADKESTDEENYKLMDELSREVRAIDGVKTVGAVQTANLGMGETDNANYTALILLKEEAAHRNSEIAGKIRKIMEKAGCEDFQVAESNMDTSSVMSQGLSVDITGDDENKLLALSKDVMAIVEKENGFRKVENGQEAASRELVLHIDEDAAMRCGLTVAQIYQALSTKLTEDKTATTISLKDNDMDVVLKDTRQPLTRKNLLDFKIEAQKTKADGTTTTKKYRLGKFADFTERDSLASISHHNGSKRITVTAETVEGYNTTLLSRKLQKKIDAMDVPEGYNISIGGETEDVSKMVRDMLLMMLVAVILIYLIMVAQFAGFLAPFIIMFTIPLAFTGGFLALMIAGMELSMVSMMGFLMLSGVIVNNGIVFIDYVNQLRRAGMEKRAALIQAGQNRMRPILMTAFTTVLSMSAIALSRDPGAEMSQGMAVVVIGGLLYATFMTLFIVPILYDLLFRRKELKVVDLGDESTL